The window GCAGGGACTCGCCGGCCAGGACGCGGGGCAGGGCGGTGTCGTTCCAGAACACCCGCGGCAGGTAGACGCCGGCCAGGTGGCAGACGTCGTAGGCGTAGATGTTGCAGTAGGTGTTGCGACCCGGCCGGTAGCGTGCCGATTCCTCCACGGCCAGCCAGGCCAGGATCTCCAGCAGGTCGTCCGCGCGCGTCGGCGGCGTGTGCCGCGGCGCTTCGGGTTCGCCCAGCGGAAACGCCCAGTGGCCGGCGCGGTCGCGGCGCGCCTGCGGCGAGGCGGGCAGGTCGACGGCAAGCTGGCTGGTGGTTGCCAGCGCCGGTGCGCGGGGCGCCAGGTGCGCGGCCCAGACATGGCCTTCCAGGTCCAGGCCGTCGACCCGGGTGCCGACCCGCCACCAGCCCGCGCCGACGTCGTCGATGCGCTCGACGGTGTGGCCGCGCGGCAGCACCGCCATGCGGTTGCCCGGGCGCAGCGCCGGTTCGCTGCGCAGGTTGAGTCCGGCCGGAACCACGTAGTGCAGGGCCATGCGCTTCTCGTCAGGGCACCGCGCAGGAGGCGCGGGGTCATGAGAGGGAGTGGCGGCGGGCGCCGCTGTCCCGGTCCGGAGTCGACGATATCCGCAAGGTCCCGGCTGTTCCGCGACGCGCGTTGTCCTGCGTCCGTGACCGGCTCGGGCGTCCTGACGCGAGGCCGGCGCCGCCTGCGGCGCGCTCAGTCGTAGCTGAGCGCCGCCGACTTGCCCCAGAACACCTTGTACGACCACACCGTGTAGGCCAGGATCGCCGGCACCGCGAAGGCGGCGCCGACGCCGATGAAGGCCAGCGAGGAGGTCGCGCTGGCGGCCTGCCACAGGTCGATGCGGTCGACCACCAGGTAGGGGAACAGGCTGTAGCCGAGGCCGGCGAAGGCCAGCACGAACAGCGCCACGGCCAGCACGAAGGGCTTCCAGCTGCCGTAGCCGCGTTCGCGGTCCAGGCGCGCCAGGATGCGGTCGCAGGCCAGGAAGGCGGCGCCGGCGGCGAGCGGGATCGGCGCCAGCCACAGCAGCTGCGGCCAGTCGAACCAGCGCTCGAAGATGCGCGCGCTGACCAGGGGCGTGGCCAGCGACACCGCGGCGATGCCCAGGCCGGTGCCCCACAGCGCCTTGCGCGCCCAGCGCACCGATTTCGACTTCAGCGGGCCGCTGCTCTTCATCAGCACCCAGCAGGCGCCCAGCAGGGCGTAGCCGGCGGCCAGGCAGGCGGCGATCAGCGCCGCGAAGGCGGTCGCCGCCCAGCCGGTGTCGAAGCCCAGGATGTAGCGGCCCAGCATCCAGCCCTGGGCCAGCGCGGTCAGCAGCGAGCCGGCGATGAAGGCGCGGTTCCACAGCGGCTTGTGGCTGGCCAGCGCCTTGACCCGGAAGTCGAAGGCGACGCCGCGCAGGATCAGGCCGGCCAGCATCAGCGCCACCGGCAGGTACAGCGCGGTCAGGATCACGCCGTGGGCGTGCGGGAAGGCGACCAGCAGCAGGCCGACACCGAGCACCAGCCAGGTCTCGTTGGCGTCCCAGAACGGCCCGATCGAGGCCACCATCATGTCCTTCTGCTCGTCGTCGGCGTCGGCCATCAGGATGCCGACGCCGAGGTCGTAGCCGTCCAGCACCACGTAGATCAGCATGGCCAGGCCCATCAGGCCCATGAACACCAGCGGCAGCCAGTAATCCAGGTCCATCAGCGTGCTCCCAGTGCGTTGCGGACCGCCGCCGGCGCCGGCGGCATCGCCTTGTCGCCGGCCATCGCCTTGCGCGCCAGGTGGAACAGCACCCAGACGTAGGCGACCAGCAGCACCGCGTAGATGGACAGGTACATGGCCAGGCTGGTGGCGATCATCGGCGCGCCGACCGGGCCGGCCGCCTCGGCGGTGGTCATCACCCCGTACACCAGGAACGGCTGCCGGCCGATCTCGGTGACATACCAGCCGGCCAGGGTCGCGATCCAGCCGGAGAAGCTCATCGCCACCAGGACCCGCAGCAGCCAGTCCGGAGCCTGGCTGTCGCGGCGGCGCAGCCGCCAGGCGGCCAGCCAGGACACCGCCAGCATCGCCAGGCCGATGCCGACCATCACCCGGAACGCCCAGAACACCGGCGCCACCGGCGGGATGTGCTCGAAGCTGTCCAGGCCGCGGACCTCGCCGTCGAGGTCGTGGGTGAGGATCCAGCTCGCCAGCTTCGGGATGGCGATCTCGAAACGGTTGCTGCGGGTGGCCTGGTCGGGCAGGGCGAACAGGCGCAGCGCGGCGCCGCGCTCGTCCTGCCAGATGCCTTCCATGGCGGCGACCTTGGCCGGCTGGTGCTCGAGGGTGTTGAGGCCGTGCAGGTCGCCGGCCAGGATCTGCAGGGGGATCAGCAGCGCGGCCAGGAACACGGCGGTGCGCAGGGTGGCGCGGACCTCGGCGCCGCGGTCGCCGCGCAGCCAGCGGTAGGCCGACAGGCCGGCCACCAGGAACGCGCAGGTCAGCCCCGAGGCCAGCATCATGTGCGTGAAGCGGTACGGGAACGAGGGGTTGAAGATCACCGCCAGCCAGTCGGTGGCATGCGCCTGCCCGTCGATCATCTCGAAGCCGACCGGGGTCTGCATCCAGGAGTTGAGCGCCAGGATCCAGAACGCCGACAGGCTGGTGCCGAAGGCGACCAGGAAGGTCGCCAGGGTGTGGGTCCGCTCGGAGACTCGGCCGCGCCCGAACAGCATCACGCCCAGGAAGGTCGCCTCCAGGAAGAAGGCGGTCAGCACCTCGTAGCCGAGCAGCGGCCCGGCGATATTGCCGACCCGCTCCATGAAGCCCGGCCAGTTGGTGCCGAACTGGAAGCTCATGGTGACGCCGCTGACCACGCCGAGCGCGAAGCTCAGCGCGAACACCTTGACCCAGGCGCGGTAGGCGGCCAGCCAGTGGTCCTGGCCGGTGGCGCGCCAGCGCAGCTTGAAGAACAGCAGCAGCCAGGCCAGCGCCATGGTGATGGTCGGGAACAGGATGTGGAAGCTGATGTTGGCGGCGAACTGGATGCGCGCCAGCAGCAGGGCGTCGAGCTCAGCCATGGCCGGCCTCCGCATCGCGCGCCTTGCCCTTGCCGGGCAGCAGGCGCAGCTTGTCCTTGAACTCCAGCACCCGCGACACCTTGGCGCCCAGGCCCATCAGGGTCTGCAGGGTCTCCGGCGACAGCCGGCGCACCTCGGCGAACCAGTCGGTGACCTGCTCGATCAGGTCGTGCATGGCGCGCATGCGCGCCTGGGCATGCTGCTCGGCGGGGTCGGCCGGGGTCTCCAGCAGGGCGTCGCGCAGCATCGACAGGGTCGGGTCGATCTCGCGCCGCTGCCGCTCCTCGGCCAGGGTGCGGAAGATCGTCCAGACGTCCTCGGGCGTGGTGAAGAAGTCGCGGCGGTCGCCGGGCTGGTGGCTGGGCCGCACCAGGCGCCAGCCCTGCAGTTCCTTCAGGCCCATGCTGACGTTGGAACGCGACACGCCCAGCGCCTCGACGATGTCGTCGGCGCACAGCGGCCGGTCGGAGACGTACAGCAGGGCGTAGATCTGCCCGACCGTACGGTTGATGCCCCAGCGGCTGCCCATCTCGCCGAAGTGCAGGACGAACGACTGGACCAGGGGAGGGAGGTGCATGGCCTGCTCGTTGTTTCAGAAGTTTCTGAAACTTTAGTCTGCCCCTTGATTCAGGTCAATGCCGGCGGGCAGGAATCGTGCTTGCGCCCAGGGCCGTTGCCGGACGGCCTCTCTCTCGGGCGCCACCGGGGCTGGCGGTGCCGCTGCCGATGTCCCGTGCCAGGGGAACGGGTGCCGCATGCCGACGAACGGCGGCCAAAGACCTCCAATGCGTCGCGCCTGCGGCCGAAGGCAGCGTGCCGCCCGGCGCCCGGGCGCAATCGGCGACAATGCCGCACTCACACCGGTCGTCGCCGGTGCCCAGGCGCCGGGCACCTTGCCCGCGGCCTCGACCACCAAGGGATCCGCAGCTTGAGCACCGTCCAGGCGTCACCGGTACACCCGCCCGAACCGGCCCAGGCCGCGCGCATCGGCGCCTTGCGCCGGCTGTGGCCACTGGTGCGCCGGCACCGCGCCCTGCTGGCCGGCTGGCTGGTGTTCCTGGCGCTGTCCTCGGCGGCGACGCTGGCGTTACCGGTGGCGGCGCGCTACATGATCGACTACGGCTTCGGGCAGACCGATCCGCGTCTGCTCGACCTGGGTTTCCTGGGCCTGCTGGTGGTCGCCGGGGTGATGGCGCTGGCCGGCGCCGCGCGATTCTTCTGCGTCAGCCTGCTCGGCGAACGGGTCGCCGCCGACCTGCGCACGCGCCTGTACGGCCACCTGCTGGAACTCGACCTGGGCTTCTTCGAGCGCACCCGGTCCGGTGAACTGGTCTCGCGCCTGGCCGCCGACACCGAGCGCGTGCAGACCGTGGTCGGTTCGACCCTCTCGGTGGCGCTGCGCAGCGCCGTGATGCTGGTCGGCGCCTCGGCCGCCATGATCGCCACCAGCCCGCGCCTGGCGGGCCTGACCGCCCTGGTGATCCCGGCGGTGATCGCGCCGATGGTGGTGTTCGGCCGGCGCGTCGAGAGGCTCTCCCGGGAAAGCCAGGACCGCATCGCCGATGCCACCGCGGTGGCATCGGAGTCGCTGTCGGCGATCGCCGCGGTGCAGGCCAATGGCCGTGAGGTGCGCGAAGCCGACCGCTACCGCGGCGCGGTGGCGCGCGCCCTGGACACCGCCCGCCGGCGCATCGGCATGACCGCGCTGCTGGCCTTCCTGGGCATCGCGCTCAGCTTCGGGGCGATCACCGCCGTGCTCTGGGCCGGCGCCCATGCCGTGCTGGAAGGGCGCATGGATGCCGGCGTGCTCGGCCAGTTCGTGCTGTACGCGGTGATCGCCGCCGGTTCGGTGGGCGGCCTGACCGAGGTCTGGGGCGAGGTGCTGCGCTGCGCCGGTGCCCTGGGCCGGATCGGCGAGCTGCTGGACAGCCGCTCGGCGATCGCGCCGCCCGCCGAGCCGCTGGCCCTGCCGGCGCCGGTGCGCGGTGCGCTGCGCTTCGAACAGGTCGAGTTCCGCTATCCGACACGTCCCGACGCGCCGGCCCTGCATGACTTCGACCTCAGCATCGCGCCAGGCGAGACGGTCGCCCTGGTCGGGCCATCCGGCGCCGGCAAGAGCACCGTGTTCGCCCTGCTGCTGCGCTTCTTCGATCCGCAGGCCGGCCGCATCACCCTCGACGGCGTCGACCTGCGCGCGCTGCCGCTGGATGACCTGCGCGGCGCCTTCGCCCTGGTGCCGCAGGACGCCACGCTGTTCGCCGCCAGCGCCGCCGACAACATCGCCTTCGGCCGGCCGGAGGCCACGCGCGCGCAGGTCGAGGAGGCCGCCCGTGCCGCCGGCGCCGAGGAGTTCATCGCGGAGATGCCGGACGGCTACGATACCGACCTGGGCGAGCGCGGCGTGCGCCTGTCGGGCGGTCAGCAGCAGCGCATCGCGATCGCCCGCGCGGTGCTGCGTCAGGCGCCGGTGCTGCTGCTCGACGAGGCAACCAGTGCGCTCGACGCGCACAGCGAAGCCTGGGTGCAGCGCGCCCTGGACGGGCTGATGCGCGAACGCACCACCCTGGTGATCGCCCATCGCCTGGCCACGGTGCGCAAGGCCGACCGCATCGTCGTGCTCGATCGTGGCCGCATCGTCGCCGAAGGCCGCCACGCGGACCTGGTCGCCGCCGGCGGCCTGTATGCCGAGCTGGCGCGTCTGCAGTTCCTGGACGGATGATCGCCGCATGCCTTCCGGTCATACTTGCCGGCAGCCCGGTCGACTGCGCGCGATGACTCCCAACTCCCATGCCGGCCTTTGAATACCAGGCCCTGGATGCCACCGGCCGGCGCCTGAGCGGCGTGGTCGAGGCGGACAGTGCGCGCGCCGCGCGCGGCGTGCTGCGCGATCGTGGCCTGGCACCGCTGGCGGTGGATGCCGCGGCGCCTGCCGGGCGCGATGGCGAGCCCCTGCGGCTGCGCCGGCGCGGCCTGCCGGCCGGCCAGCTGGCCCTGCTGACCCGCGAGCTGGCCACGCTGCTGACCGCCGGCCTGCCGCTGGAGGAGGCGCTGGGCGCCCTGGCCGAACAGGCCGAGGACGCCCGCCAGGCGGCCATCCTGGCGACCCTGCGCACCCGGGTCCGGGAGGGCGCGTCGCTGGCCACGGCGTTCGCCGAGCAGCCCGACAGCTTCCCCGAATACTTCCGCGCCTCGGTGGCCGCCGCCGAGCGCAGCGGCCGCCTCGACCATGTGCTGTCGCGCCTGGCCGACCATGCCGAAGGGCGCGAGGCGCTGCGCCGACGGGTCTGGATGGCGCTGCTGTATCCCCTGCTGCTGACCGCCGTCGCCCTGCTGGTGGTGGCCGGCCTGCTGCTCTACGTGGTGCCGCAGGTGATCGAGGTGTTCGACAACCTCGGCCGCGAACTGCCCTGGCTGACCCGGGTCCTGGTCGCCGCTGCCGAAGGTCTGCCGTGGGCCGGGCCCTGGCTGCTGCTGGCCGGCATCGCGCTGGTGGTCCTGGTCCGGTTGTGGCTGCGCGAGCCGGCGCGCCGCGATCGCTGGCAGCGCCTGCTGCTGCGGATTCCGGTGCTGGGCCGCCTGCGCCTGGCGCTGGACACCGCGCGCTTCACGCGCACCCTGGGCCTGCTCGCCGGTGCCGGCGTGCCGATGCTGGAGGCGCTGGCGATGTCCACCCGCACGGTGTCGCTGGTGCCGCTGCGCAAGGCCCTGGAGCGCGCCCAGGCGCGCGTGCGCGAGGGTGCCGGGCTGGCCCCGGCACTGGCCGAGAGCAGGCTGTTCCCTCCGGTCACCTTGCGCCTGGTCGCCAGCGGCGAGCGTGCGGGACGGCTGCCGCACATGCTCGACGAGGCGGCCGCGCACGAGGCGACCCTGCTGGAGAACCGCCTGTCGGCCTTCGTCGCCGTGCTCGGCCCGGCGATGATCCTGCTGGTCGGCGTGCTGGTGCTGGCGATCGTCCTGGCGATCCTGCTGCCGATCTTCGAGCTCAATACGTTGGTGGGTTAGGGACCGGGGACCGGGGACCAGGGACCGGGGACCAGGGACCAGGATTCGGGATTCGGGATTCGGGATTCGAGCCGCGGCGCTCGCCGCAGTCGCAGCACGAGTCCATGGGGTGCGCGCGGTCCGCGGGGTCCTGCGGCGGGTCGGGCAGCAGGGGGTTGGCTTCAGCCGCGCCGGCGGTGCGGCGCTGGCGGGATCCGCGTCGGCAGCGCGACGTTGTGCCACTTGAAGGCCGCCAGCAGGCCGAAGTACAGGAAGCCGAAGGCCAGCACCCGGTGCGGCTGCTCGACCCACAGGCCGCTGCCGGGCAGGCCGAGCTGGCCGACCACCTCGACACCGACGCCAAGGCGCGGCAGCGGCAGCAGGATGGTGACGAAGGCGCCCAGCAGGTAGATCAGCGCCGACATGCCCCAGACCGCGGTCTGCGCCTCGCTGGCCCCCCGTCCGGTGACGATCAGGCCGAACTTGCCCAGGACCAGCCAGCCGAACACCAATACCGGCCACCACTCGCGGAAGGCCAGCATGAAGGCGCCGACGAACAACAGGTAGAAGCCGGTGAACCCGGCCAGCGCCAGGACACGCTTGCCACGCGGCATCACAGGGTTCAGCAGCAGGCCGCCCAGGAAGCCGGCGGCATGGATCAGCACGAACTCGACCAGCATCACCAGCAGGGCGTTGCGCACGCCGCTCTCGCCCAGGGCCAGCGGCGCGATCCACAGGGTCAGGAAGGCGCCGGCGGTGACCGCGTCGGGCCCGGCGGCGACCAGTCGGTGGAGAAAATGCGGGGCCGGCATCCGGCGATAGTGCCGCAAGGCCGGCCCCGGAGGGAGAATGGGGGCGCCGCGGCCGGCCGGGGATGCCCGCCGGCCGCGTCACCGGGCCGCGGTCAGTAGACGTCGTTGACCGTGTTGTTGATGTTGAACTTGCCGGTCGGCGTGATCAGGCGCGGGTCGTCCAGCACCGCCTTGAGCGTGCGGGTGCGGTCGTCGACCACGACGATCGCCGAGCGCTGGTCCTTGCCGTTCCACACCGAGAACCAGACCTCGGTGCCGTCCTGGTTGTACTCGGGCTGGACCACGCGCTTCGGTCCTTCGCCCAGGTTCGCCCACTCGGCGATCGGCAGGACCTCGAAGCCGCCCTCCAGGTTGCCGATGTCGAACACCGCCACGGACTGCGCGATGCTCTCGTCCGGGTGCAGGGGCGTGTCCACCCACAGGTTGCGCGAGCGCGGATGGGTCTTGACGAACAGCGAGCCGCCGCCCTGGCCCTGGACCACCTGCACGGCCTGCCAGGCCTGTTCCGGGTGGCCTTCGGGATCGGTGCCGACCAGGGTGATGTTGGCGTTGCCAAGGGCCGAGGTCACCCAGACGGGGCCGAACTGCGGATGCACGAAGTTCGCGCCGCGGCCCGGATGGGGGATCTTCTCGACGTCCACCAGGGCCACCATGCGCTGTTCCTGGGAGTCGACCACGGCGATCTTGTCGCTCTGGTTGGCGGCGGTCAGGAAATAGCGCTTGGTGACGTCCCAGCCGCCGTCGTGCAGGAAGCGCGCGGCGTTCAGGGTGGTCACCTTGAGGTTGTCCAGGTCGCTGTAGTCGACCAGCAGGATGCGGCCGGTCTCCTTGACGTTGACGATGAACTCAGGATGCCGGTGGCTGGCGACGATCGCCGCGACGCGCGGCTCGGGGTGGTATTCCTGGGTGTCGACCGTGGTGCCGCGCGTGGAGACGATCACCTTCGGCTCCAGGGTCGGGCCGTCCATGATCACGTACTGCGGCGGCCAGTAGGCGCCGGCGATCGCCAGGCGGTCCTCGAAGCCCTCGTACTTGGAGGTCTCGACCGAACGCGCCTCCAGGCCGATCTTGATCTCGGCGACGCGCTGCGGCGGATCCATCCACAGGTCGATCAGGTCGACCTTGCCGTCGCGGCCGATGGTGTACACGTAGCGGCCCGAGTGCGAGACCCGCGAGATGTGCACGGCGTAGCCGGTCTTCAGGATGGTGACGATTTCCTTGGTGTCGCCGTCGATGATGGCCACCTCGCCGGAGTCGCGCAGCGTCACCGAGAAGAAGTTCTCGATGTTCCTGCGGTGCTGCGGACGGGTCGGACGGTCGGCGACCGGCACCAGCAGGTTCCAGCTGTCGCGCATCTCCGCCATGCCCCATTCCGGCGGGTTGGGCGGGGTGTGCTGCAGGAACCGCGCCATCAGGTCGACCTCGGCCGCCGACAGCTCGCCGCCGGTGCCGAAGTTGGGCATGCCGCCGGGCGAGCCGAAGTTGATCAGCGCCCTCAGGTAGTCGGTGCCGCGTGGCTGGGTCAGGTCCGGGGTCAGCGGCTTGCCGGTGGCGCCCTTGCGCAGCACGCCGTGACAGCCGGCGCAGCGCTGGAAGAAGATGTCGCTGGCCTGGGCGAACTCGGCCTCGCTCATGTCCGGGGCGCCCGGCGTGCGCACCTGGCGGACGTCGGCGCCGGCCAGGGTGGTCGGCGCGCCTTCGTAGGCGGCCTGGGCCTGGCTGGTTCCGGGGTGCGCCTGGCCCTGCGCCGGGTCGGGGCTGACCGCCAGCGTGGCGCGCTGTTCGGCGACCTGGGCGACGGTGACGCTGCCGCCGGGGTTGTCCCAGTTGTTCATCACGTGGTTGACGATCGCCGCGACGTCCTCGTCGGACAGATGGCTCATCGCCGGCATAACGTTGTCGTAGTCGACGCCATTGACGGTGATCTTGCCGGTGAGTCCCTTGAGGATCACCTCGATGACCCCGTCCGCGCCCTGCTGCGCGACCCAGTCGGAGTCGGCCAGCGGCGGGAAGGCGCCGGCCAGGCCGGTGCCCTCGGGCTGGTGGCAGGCGGCGCACTGGGCCAGGTAGGCCGCCTTGGCGGTATCTGCCTCCGATTTCGGGGGACGTTCGTTGACGACATCGGCCTGCGCCAGTGCGAGGCCGGAGGCCAGGCACAGCAGGGGCAGGGTGGAACCTGGCAAGCGACGCATCACGGCTCTCCTCGGTAGCCTTTTCCGGATGCCAGTGTCATTGGCCCTGCCGGGCGCCGGCTCTGACCTGGATCAGTCCCGGGCCCGATAGCGTCGGGCGCGCAGGTATCGGACGGTGCCGACGATGCCGGTGATGACCCAGGTCAGGGCGGCGGGTCCGGTGGCGGGGCAGGCTTGCGGCAGCCATGAACGACGAGCGCCCCATGTCCATCCGAATCGTGTTGATCCTCGCAGGCTGCCTGGCCGTCCCGGCGAAGACCGCGGCAGGCACCGAAGCCGGAGCGGCACTGCCGTCGGCGGCCATCGCCGAGCAGGCCGCGCCTTCGGCGGAACGCCCGGATACGCCCCTGGACACGGTCGTGGTGGTGGCCAGCCGCGCGTCGGAGCCGATCAGCCAGGTGGTGGCCAGCGTCTCCCGCGTCGAGCGCGACGACATCGAGCGGCAACTGGTCCAGGACCTCGACGGCCTGGTCCGCTACACGCCGGGCATCGGCGTGGTCAGCGACGCCAACCGCTTCGGCAATCGCGGCTTCTCGATCCGCGGCCTGGAGGGCAACCGGGTGCGCATCCTGGTCGACGGCGTGCCGGTCGCCGACGGCTTCTCGGTGGGCCAGTTCGCCGCAGCCGGCCGCGACCTGGTCGAGCTGGAGGCGGTCGACCGCGTCGAGGTGCAGCGGGGCCCGGCGTCGACCCTGTACGGCAGCGACGCCCTGGCCGGCGTGGTCGCCTTCCGCACCCGCGATCCGGGGGACTTCCTGGCCCGCGTCGACGGTGGCACCTACCTGGGCGGCCGGCTGGGCTGGTCGGGCATCGACGACAGCGTGCTGGCCAGCGCCACCTGGGCGGCGGCCTCGCCGGACGGCCGCTGGGAAGCGATGGCGCTGTACGGACGGCGCGAGGGCGAGGCGGCAGGCAACCGCGCCTGGCGCGAGCGCGACCGGCCCAACCCGGCCGACTGGCGGCGCCAGGCCATGCTCGCCAAGGCCGTGCACGACGGCGGCGACGCCGGCCGCTACACCCTCACCGTCGATGCCGGCCGCGAGGACCGCGACACCGATGTGCGCTCGCTGACCTTCGGACCCGGGCGCTTCGCCACCACTTACCGGCTGCTGGCCGACGACGGCAACCGGCGCAGCCGGCTAAGCCTTGCCGGTGCCTGGCAGCCCGGTCTGGCCTGGCTCGACCAGCTCGACGGCCAGGTCTACGGCCAGCGCAGCCGCACCGTCCAGGACAGCCTGCAGTGGCGGTTGCCCGACGCCGCGACGCCCTTCGAATCCTTGCGGTTCCGTCGTTTCGAGTACGACACCCGGGCCACCGGCCTCGGCCTGGTCGGACAGGCGCGCGCCGAAGGCGATCGCGTCTCGCACTGGCACGTGTTCGGACTGGATGCGGTGCGGCAACGCCACGAAGGCCTGCGCGATGGCCTGGAGACCAACCTGGCGAGCGGCGCCACCAGCACCGTGGTGCTGGGTGAGCGCTTCCCGGTGCGCGACTTCCCGACCTCGACCAGCGACACCCTGGCCCTGTTCTGGCAGGACGAGATCGCCCTGGGCCGGCGTTTCGCCCTGATCCCGGGCCTGCGCGCCGAGGTTTACCGGCTGCGCGCCGATCCGGATGCGATCTTCCGTGAGGATTACCCCGACCTCGAGCCGGTCGACGTCGACGAGGCCCGCCTCACCCCCCGTCTTGCGGCGCGCTGGTCGCCCGGCGGCGGCCACAGCCTGTTCGTCCAGTACGCGCGCGGCTTCCGGGCGCCGCCGTTCGGCGACGTCAACATCGGCCTGAGCCTGCCGACCTTCAACTACGAGGTGCGTCCCAACCCGGACCTGCGTCCGGAACGCAGCGCTGGCCTTGAGCTGGGCTGGCGGCACGTCGGCCGCCACCTGCGCGCCAGCGTCTCGGTGTACGAGAACCGCTACCGCGACCTGATCGAGTCGCGTGCCAACCTGGGTGTCGACCCGGTCAGCGGCGCCCTGGTGTTCCAGTCGGTGAACCGCGACCGGGCCCGCATCCGCGGCGCCGAGGGCGAGCTGCTCTGGCGCCTGGCCGGCCTGTCTGGGCGCCTGGACGGTTTCGAGCTGCGCGTCGCTGCGGCCTGGGCCGAGGGCGACGACACCCGCCGCGACCGGCCGCTCAACAGCATCGAGCCTGGTCGCCTCGCCACCGGCCTGCGCTGGGACCATGGCAGCGGCCTGTTCGGCGCCGAATGGGCGGTGGTCGCCAGCCAGCGCAAGCGCCGCCTGGACCCGGGCGCCGGCCCGGCACCGTTCGCGCCGCCCGGCTGGGTGCGCCACGACCTCTACGCCTGGCTGCAGGCCGGCCGCCATGCGCGGCTCAACCTGGGCCTTACCAACCTGGGCGATCGCCGCTACTGGGAATGGGGCGGCGTCCGCGGGTTGGCGGCGAACGCGCCCGACCTGGGCTTCTACACGCGCCCTGGGCGTGCCGTGTCCGCGACGCTGGCCGTGGAGTGGTGAGGCGCACCGTCGCCGCGGCGACGTCACCTCCGGGTGCTGGCTTCGCGCGCAGGCGGGCGACCGGTGGTCGCCTCAGGATTTCGACACCCCGGGTCAGTGTCGGGACAGGGGACCGGGGACCGGGGGACCAAGAACGGTGGAGCCGTGGAGCCGAAAGCGGGCTCCGGGTTCCGGGAAGCGGGGCTGGGGAAACGGAGCGGAGTCTGCTCCGGTCTCCCTCCGGGACCTGATTGGCGTCGTCTCACAGATCATGATCTGGAACCAGAGATCTGGGATCGGGGTTCCGCAGGCGGAGCGCGATCTGCTCCCCTCCCCTGCGGAAGTGGCAAGAAGCGGCGGTGCCGTCGCACTGGCGAGACGTTCTTGGCAGAACGCCTGAGAGTCGACGCTGATGGGTTTGG is drawn from Lysobacterales bacterium and contains these coding sequences:
- a CDS encoding c-type cytochrome, coding for MRRLPGSTLPLLCLASGLALAQADVVNERPPKSEADTAKAAYLAQCAACHQPEGTGLAGAFPPLADSDWVAQQGADGVIEVILKGLTGKITVNGVDYDNVMPAMSHLSDEDVAAIVNHVMNNWDNPGGSVTVAQVAEQRATLAVSPDPAQGQAHPGTSQAQAAYEGAPTTLAGADVRQVRTPGAPDMSEAEFAQASDIFFQRCAGCHGVLRKGATGKPLTPDLTQPRGTDYLRALINFGSPGGMPNFGTGGELSAAEVDLMARFLQHTPPNPPEWGMAEMRDSWNLLVPVADRPTRPQHRRNIENFFSVTLRDSGEVAIIDGDTKEIVTILKTGYAVHISRVSHSGRYVYTIGRDGKVDLIDLWMDPPQRVAEIKIGLEARSVETSKYEGFEDRLAIAGAYWPPQYVIMDGPTLEPKVIVSTRGTTVDTQEYHPEPRVAAIVASHRHPEFIVNVKETGRILLVDYSDLDNLKVTTLNAARFLHDGGWDVTKRYFLTAANQSDKIAVVDSQEQRMVALVDVEKIPHPGRGANFVHPQFGPVWVTSALGNANITLVGTDPEGHPEQAWQAVQVVQGQGGGSLFVKTHPRSRNLWVDTPLHPDESIAQSVAVFDIGNLEGGFEVLPIAEWANLGEGPKRVVQPEYNQDGTEVWFSVWNGKDQRSAIVVVDDRTRTLKAVLDDPRLITPTGKFNINNTVNDVY
- a CDS encoding TonB-dependent hemoglobin/transferrin/lactoferrin family receptor, producing MSIRIVLILAGCLAVPAKTAAGTEAGAALPSAAIAEQAAPSAERPDTPLDTVVVVASRASEPISQVVASVSRVERDDIERQLVQDLDGLVRYTPGIGVVSDANRFGNRGFSIRGLEGNRVRILVDGVPVADGFSVGQFAAAGRDLVELEAVDRVEVQRGPASTLYGSDALAGVVAFRTRDPGDFLARVDGGTYLGGRLGWSGIDDSVLASATWAAASPDGRWEAMALYGRREGEAAGNRAWRERDRPNPADWRRQAMLAKAVHDGGDAGRYTLTVDAGREDRDTDVRSLTFGPGRFATTYRLLADDGNRRSRLSLAGAWQPGLAWLDQLDGQVYGQRSRTVQDSLQWRLPDAATPFESLRFRRFEYDTRATGLGLVGQARAEGDRVSHWHVFGLDAVRQRHEGLRDGLETNLASGATSTVVLGERFPVRDFPTSTSDTLALFWQDEIALGRRFALIPGLRAEVYRLRADPDAIFREDYPDLEPVDVDEARLTPRLAARWSPGGGHSLFVQYARGFRAPPFGDVNIGLSLPTFNYEVRPNPDLRPERSAGLELGWRHVGRHLRASVSVYENRYRDLIESRANLGVDPVSGALVFQSVNRDRARIRGAEGELLWRLAGLSGRLDGFELRVAAAWAEGDDTRRDRPLNSIEPGRLATGLRWDHGSGLFGAEWAVVASQRKRRLDPGAGPAPFAPPGWVRHDLYAWLQAGRHARLNLGLTNLGDRRYWEWGGVRGLAANAPDLGFYTRPGRAVSATLAVEW